One genomic region from Nostoc sphaeroides encodes:
- a CDS encoding serine/threonine-protein kinase → MNSHLLNGHYRILKVLNDGEKGKTYLVEDVNLTEGQFIVKQLRSSSNNPRTLTILHSLFASKTATLEKLAQEHEQIPKLIAYFEENEKFYIVEEFIAGIPLTDEIIQGKPLREDQVISLLSDILEILVIVHSYGVIHRNIKPANIIRRESDNKLVLVNFGTVNEAITNTVDNLEYMPIEQVNGNLKYNSDIYALGIVAIAALLGLSGNEISNLRTQKNRLTGEIVWRNKNLKVNRKLAIIINRMVRFNYRKRYQYATEVLDDLKKIANVEQNQHQKKLLLVLAGVTGCITLGVGAWQLKLLKPLTNAQQTLYQEGVNKYDAGNYEGAVEDFNQAIELDPKNALAYNKRGDAYYRLGDYEQAQADSSQAILLNPQDANAYFDRGFALSELGKYKEAIADYTQAIKLNSQDAYAYYGRGLARTQLKDNKGAIGDFNKAIALKPQYTEAYLQRGIIHRRLRQRLEAIQDFDTVIKINPSDAKAYYQRGLTQSINKQKYAALKDYTDAININPKYIEAYLNRGDVYSDLGNKVEATEDYNAILQIDPKFSPAYIHRGIHRFSFGDYKGAIEDYTEALKLDSNDVVAYNNRGNAYLELGNKKAANQDYSRAIAINANNALAYYNRGVIRTKQKNKQGAIADFKKAAKLFQQQGEKDSYQDAQREIAILQNKSAPAPTTRPKSGKRSKN, encoded by the coding sequence ATGAATAGTCATTTACTAAATGGACATTATCGAATACTAAAAGTTCTCAATGATGGTGAAAAGGGAAAAACCTATCTAGTTGAAGATGTTAATCTTACTGAGGGACAATTTATAGTAAAGCAGTTACGTTCTTCTAGTAACAATCCTCGAACTTTAACAATCCTACACAGCTTGTTTGCTAGTAAGACAGCAACTTTAGAAAAACTCGCACAGGAACACGAGCAAATTCCAAAGCTAATTGCTTATTTTGAAGAAAATGAAAAATTCTATATAGTCGAAGAATTCATAGCCGGTATTCCTCTAACTGACGAAATTATCCAGGGAAAACCTTTGAGGGAAGACCAAGTAATTAGTCTTTTATCAGATATATTAGAAATTTTGGTGATTGTACATAGCTATGGCGTGATTCATCGGAATATTAAACCAGCTAATATCATTCGCCGTGAATCAGACAACAAGTTAGTTTTGGTTAATTTTGGTACTGTTAATGAAGCCATCACTAATACTGTTGACAATCTCGAATATATGCCGATAGAACAAGTTAACGGCAATCTCAAATACAACAGTGATATATATGCTTTAGGTATAGTTGCGATCGCAGCCCTTTTAGGTTTATCTGGAAACGAAATTTCTAATTTACGAACTCAGAAAAATCGGCTGACAGGTGAAATTGTTTGGCGGAACAAAAATCTAAAAGTTAACAGAAAATTAGCAATAATTATTAATAGAATGGTACGTTTTAATTATCGGAAGCGCTACCAGTATGCGACTGAAGTTTTAGACGATCTAAAAAAGATCGCAAATGTTGAGCAAAATCAGCATCAGAAAAAACTATTATTAGTTCTAGCTGGGGTAACTGGCTGTATCACACTTGGTGTTGGAGCGTGGCAATTGAAGTTGCTAAAACCTCTAACTAATGCTCAACAGACATTATACCAAGAGGGAGTCAATAAATATGATGCAGGAAACTATGAAGGAGCAGTTGAAGATTTTAATCAGGCGATTGAATTAGATCCAAAAAATGCCCTGGCTTATAATAAGCGAGGTGATGCTTATTATCGATTAGGAGACTACGAGCAAGCACAAGCAGATTCTAGCCAAGCTATTTTGCTCAATCCTCAAGATGCTAATGCCTATTTTGATCGAGGATTTGCTTTGTCTGAATTAGGTAAGTACAAAGAAGCGATCGCAGACTATACCCAAGCAATTAAGTTAAATTCTCAGGATGCTTATGCTTACTATGGCCGGGGGTTAGCCCGGACTCAACTGAAGGATAATAAAGGAGCAATTGGAGATTTTAACAAAGCGATCGCTCTCAAACCTCAGTATACCGAAGCCTACTTGCAGCGAGGGATTATTCACCGTCGCCTCAGACAAAGACTTGAAGCAATCCAAGATTTTGATACAGTAATTAAGATTAATCCTAGTGATGCTAAAGCTTATTATCAAAGGGGTTTGACTCAATCTATTAATAAACAAAAATATGCAGCCCTTAAAGATTATACCGACGCAATTAACATCAATCCCAAATACATAGAAGCCTATCTTAATCGTGGTGATGTTTACAGTGATTTGGGAAATAAAGTCGAAGCTACTGAAGATTACAACGCTATTTTACAGATTGATCCTAAATTTAGTCCAGCTTACATCCATAGAGGTATTCACCGCTTTTCTTTCGGAGATTATAAAGGCGCTATTGAAGATTATACCGAAGCGCTGAAACTAGATTCTAATGATGTCGTAGCTTACAACAACCGTGGTAACGCCTATCTCGAACTGGGAAATAAAAAAGCTGCAAATCAAGATTATTCACGAGCGATCGCAATTAATGCTAACAATGCCTTAGCCTACTATAACCGAGGCGTGATTCGCACCAAGCAGAAAAATAAACAGGGTGCGATCGCAGATTTCAAAAAAGCTGCAAAACTATTCCAACAGCAAGGGGAAAAAGATAGTTATCAAGATGCACAGAGAGAAATTGCAATTCTGCAAAATAAGTCAGCACCAGCGCCAACTACTCGCCCTAAATCTGGGAAAAGATCAAAAAATTGA